The following are from one region of the Anabas testudineus chromosome 2, fAnaTes1.2, whole genome shotgun sequence genome:
- the LOC113164361 gene encoding CD276 antigen homolog isoform X2, giving the protein MLVSLTTASCQVPVRGFTGDSVLLPCVYRGQDPLPGKVSAFWRDKDDNNVLDINQNVPDVLSANQRFKGRVESFPDEYHKGNFSIIMRNLQLSDSGVYDCDILHVDVKYQVRLTVSEKPAVKMTTPSSTTTSTATGPSGAAAVTLNSLLLTLLSVCLSLVFSS; this is encoded by the exons ATGCTCGTCTCTTTAACTACAG CGAGCTGCCAGGTGCCAGTCAGAGGTTTTACTGGAGACAGCGTGCTGCTGCCCTGTGTCTACAGAGGACAGGATCCTCTGCCAGGCAAAGTCAGTGCTTTCTGGAGGGACAAAGACGACAACAACGTGCTGGACATAAACCAAAATGTTCCAGATGTTTTGTCCGCGAACCAGAGGTTCAAAGGCCGAGTGGAAAGCTTCCCTGATGAGTACCATAAAGGAAACTTCTCCATCATCATGAGGAACCTGCAGCTGTCCGACAGTGGCGTCTATGACTGTGACATCTTGCATGTGGACGTCAAGTACCAAGTCAGACTCACTGTCTCAG AAAAACCTGCGGTGAAGATGACGACACCTAGCAGTACTACTACAAGCACTGCAACTGGACCATCAGGTGCTGCAGCAGTGACACTGAACTCCCTTCTTCtgactctgctctctgtttgtctgtctttagtGTTTTCATCATGA
- the LOC113164361 gene encoding CD276 antigen homolog isoform X1, producing the protein MSDIRRRDLSFILMLVSLTTASCQVPVRGFTGDSVLLPCVYRGQDPLPGKVSAFWRDKDDNNVLDINQNVPDVLSANQRFKGRVESFPDEYHKGNFSIIMRNLQLSDSGVYDCDILHVDVKYQVRLTVSEKPAVKMTTPSSTTTSTATGPSGAAAVTLNSLLLTLLSVCLSLVFSS; encoded by the exons ATGTCCGATATCAGGAG aCGTGACCTGAGCTTCATTTTGATGCTCGTCTCTTTAACTACAG CGAGCTGCCAGGTGCCAGTCAGAGGTTTTACTGGAGACAGCGTGCTGCTGCCCTGTGTCTACAGAGGACAGGATCCTCTGCCAGGCAAAGTCAGTGCTTTCTGGAGGGACAAAGACGACAACAACGTGCTGGACATAAACCAAAATGTTCCAGATGTTTTGTCCGCGAACCAGAGGTTCAAAGGCCGAGTGGAAAGCTTCCCTGATGAGTACCATAAAGGAAACTTCTCCATCATCATGAGGAACCTGCAGCTGTCCGACAGTGGCGTCTATGACTGTGACATCTTGCATGTGGACGTCAAGTACCAAGTCAGACTCACTGTCTCAG AAAAACCTGCGGTGAAGATGACGACACCTAGCAGTACTACTACAAGCACTGCAACTGGACCATCAGGTGCTGCAGCAGTGACACTGAACTCCCTTCTTCtgactctgctctctgtttgtctgtctttagtGTTTTCATCATGA